A region from the Lysobacter antibioticus genome encodes:
- a CDS encoding DUF4344 domain-containing metallopeptidase yields the protein MVQKIIIGLLATALIAVCSIWGYSVWSQKQAAAALVAAAKPVAAAIKPIEAVKPPEAAATEVAAVVPEEKADGTHFTYQYVVPRSGQLLPTYEMAREIDLLRHLPEVNQLDGWLTLPRPINFIAAECGTVNAFYAKDKGDVVLCYEMIDLLVRQGAAFVQANGGATRDQLDYLLANLRFLMLHETGHALIDMLDLPSTGREEDAVDQLATTLMLSLVSADESSSDIAQKLQLAATFFIATDDGQHDMATYADEHSVGAQRYFNLQCMIYGNNPGKYLRIVTTGRLPEARALRCEEESKQITRSWMRLIEPNIAPKHRLTAEEERAKIEQIQRKQVESTQAPYMR from the coding sequence ATGGTACAGAAGATCATCATCGGCCTGCTGGCGACCGCCCTGATCGCGGTCTGCTCGATCTGGGGCTATAGCGTATGGTCGCAGAAGCAGGCCGCCGCGGCGTTGGTCGCCGCCGCCAAACCCGTCGCCGCCGCGATCAAGCCGATCGAAGCGGTCAAGCCGCCGGAAGCGGCCGCGACCGAAGTCGCCGCCGTGGTGCCGGAAGAAAAGGCCGACGGCACCCATTTCACTTACCAGTACGTGGTTCCGCGCAGCGGCCAACTGCTGCCGACCTACGAGATGGCGCGCGAGATCGACCTGCTCCGGCACTTGCCCGAGGTCAATCAACTCGATGGCTGGCTGACCCTGCCGCGACCCATCAACTTCATCGCCGCCGAATGCGGCACGGTCAACGCCTTCTACGCCAAGGACAAGGGCGACGTCGTCCTGTGCTACGAGATGATCGATCTGCTGGTGCGCCAGGGCGCGGCCTTCGTCCAGGCCAACGGCGGCGCCACGCGCGACCAACTCGACTACCTGTTGGCGAATCTGCGTTTCCTGATGCTGCACGAGACCGGCCACGCCCTGATCGACATGCTCGACCTGCCGTCGACCGGTCGCGAGGAAGACGCCGTCGACCAGTTGGCCACCACCCTGATGCTGTCCCTGGTCAGTGCCGACGAGTCCTCCAGCGACATCGCCCAGAAACTGCAGCTTGCCGCGACCTTCTTCATCGCCACCGACGATGGCCAGCACGACATGGCCACCTATGCCGACGAGCACTCGGTCGGGGCGCAGCGCTACTTCAATCTGCAGTGCATGATCTACGGCAACAACCCCGGCAAGTACCTGCGCATCGTCACCACCGGCCGCCTGCCGGAAGCGCGCGCCTTGCGTTGCGAAGAAGAGAGCAAACAGATTACCCGCAGCTGGATGCGCCTGATCGAACCGAACATCGCGCCTAAGCACCGTCTGACCGCGGAAGAGGAACGCGCCAAGATCGAGCAGATCCAGCGCAAGCAAGTGGAGAGCACGCAAGCGCCGTATATGCGCTGA
- the icd gene encoding isocitrate dehydrogenase (NADP(+)) has product MTEFVATPPAGGAKITKTPTGLNVPDRPIIPFIEGDGTGPDIWRASVRVLDAAVAKAYGGQKKIEWVEVFAGEKANNTYGTWLPEGTVQACRDYLVSIKGPLTTPVGGGIRSLNVALRQMLDLYVCLRPVRWFEGVPSPVKKPGDVDMVIFRENTEDIYAGIEWAGGSADSQKVLDFLQKEFPQAFDKIRFGTAEKNAAWLGELQAIGAPARELPVEVGLGIKPVSRLGTERLVHSAISYAIENKRKSVTLVHKGNIMKYTEGGFRDWGYQVARDYFGAVELDGGPWHVIPEGKPGAGLVIKDAIADAFLQQILLRPKEYDVSATLNLNGDYLSDALAAQVGGIGIAPGANINYVTGHAVFEATHGTAPKYAGLDKVNPGSVILSGEMMLRYLGWTEAADAIIAAMDKAIASKRVTYDFARLMDGATEVKCSEFADEIIKHL; this is encoded by the coding sequence ATGACCGAGTTCGTAGCGACGCCGCCCGCAGGCGGCGCCAAGATCACCAAGACCCCGACCGGCCTCAACGTGCCGGACCGCCCGATCATCCCGTTCATCGAAGGCGACGGCACCGGCCCGGACATCTGGCGCGCTTCGGTGCGCGTGCTCGACGCCGCCGTCGCCAAGGCCTATGGCGGCCAGAAGAAGATCGAGTGGGTCGAGGTCTTCGCCGGCGAGAAAGCCAACAACACCTACGGCACCTGGCTGCCGGAAGGCACCGTGCAGGCCTGCCGCGACTACCTGGTCAGCATCAAGGGTCCCCTGACCACACCGGTCGGCGGCGGCATCCGTTCGCTCAACGTCGCCCTGCGCCAGATGCTCGACCTGTACGTCTGCCTGCGCCCGGTGCGTTGGTTCGAAGGCGTGCCCTCGCCGGTCAAGAAGCCGGGCGACGTCGACATGGTGATCTTCCGCGAGAACACCGAGGACATCTACGCCGGCATCGAATGGGCCGGCGGCAGCGCCGACTCGCAGAAGGTGCTGGATTTCCTGCAGAAGGAATTCCCGCAGGCATTCGACAAGATCCGCTTCGGCACCGCCGAGAAGAACGCGGCGTGGCTCGGCGAACTGCAGGCCATCGGCGCTCCGGCGCGCGAGCTGCCGGTCGAAGTCGGCCTGGGCATCAAGCCGGTCAGCCGCCTCGGCACCGAGCGCCTCGTTCACAGCGCGATTTCCTACGCGATCGAGAACAAGCGCAAGTCGGTGACCCTGGTCCACAAGGGCAACATCATGAAGTACACCGAAGGTGGCTTCCGTGACTGGGGCTACCAGGTGGCGCGCGATTACTTCGGCGCGGTCGAACTCGACGGCGGCCCCTGGCACGTGATTCCGGAAGGCAAGCCGGGCGCGGGCCTGGTCATCAAGGACGCCATCGCCGACGCCTTCCTGCAGCAGATCCTGCTGCGTCCGAAGGAATACGACGTGTCGGCGACGCTGAACCTCAACGGCGACTACCTGTCCGACGCGCTCGCCGCGCAGGTCGGCGGCATCGGCATCGCGCCGGGCGCGAACATCAACTACGTGACCGGCCACGCCGTGTTCGAGGCGACCCACGGCACCGCGCCGAAGTACGCCGGCCTGGACAAGGTCAACCCGGGCTCGGTGATCCTGTCGGGCGAGATGATGCTGCGTTACCTGGGCTGGACCGAAGCGGCCGATGCGATCATCGCCGCGATGGACAAGGCGATCGCCAGCAAGCGCGTGACCTACGACTTCGCCCGTCTGATGGACGGCGCGACCGAGGTCAAGTGCTCGGAGTTCGCCGACGAGATCATCAAGCACCTGTAA
- a CDS encoding YkgJ family cysteine cluster protein, with protein sequence MSTHPCLRCGACCAHFRVAFHWSETDAHPDGLTPTAATEPLDPHRVVMRGTHAGRIHCQSLRGAVGVDAQCGIYPLRPSPCRDLHPAWEDGRPSPQCDRARAAYGLQPLSPQHWSASVRSNATD encoded by the coding sequence ATGTCGACCCACCCCTGCCTGCGCTGCGGCGCCTGCTGCGCCCACTTCCGCGTCGCCTTCCACTGGAGCGAGACCGACGCCCACCCGGACGGCCTCACCCCGACCGCCGCGACCGAACCGCTCGACCCGCACCGCGTGGTCATGCGCGGCACCCACGCCGGCCGCATCCATTGCCAGTCCCTGCGCGGCGCGGTCGGCGTCGACGCCCAATGCGGTATTTATCCGCTCCGCCCCTCGCCCTGCCGCGATCTGCATCCGGCTTGGGAGGACGGACGGCCGAGCCCCCAGTGCGACCGGGCGCGGGCGGCGTATGGCTTGCAGCCGCTATCGCCGCAGCACTGGTCGGCGAGCGTGCGTTCCAACGCTACGGACTAG
- a CDS encoding UPF0149 family protein: MKPPAYLDDEQIERLADLLDQRAVPHKGFNLEALDGFLSALAVSPEQPPAEEWQPVVWGGKAPRWNDQAEADEIQALLLGHWNMVSSRVCHGDDDLPDHLAPLLWLPEEPEADAPDELDVGRDWAFGFFRGVELREAAWDQWLDDNDWMDEIFGLFDRLASGEVLGEDPAAPPTPISYRERLEIVAGLPGMLADLHHHRIEALTPREPLRRAETPDRNDPCSCGSGKKYKKCCGA; this comes from the coding sequence ATGAAACCGCCTGCCTACCTCGACGACGAGCAGATCGAACGCCTGGCCGACCTGCTCGACCAGCGCGCCGTGCCCCACAAGGGCTTCAATCTGGAGGCGCTGGACGGCTTCCTGTCGGCCCTGGCGGTCAGCCCCGAACAGCCGCCGGCCGAGGAATGGCAGCCTGTGGTCTGGGGCGGCAAGGCCCCGCGCTGGAACGACCAGGCCGAGGCCGACGAGATCCAGGCTTTGCTGCTCGGCCACTGGAACATGGTCAGCTCGCGCGTCTGCCACGGCGACGACGACCTGCCCGACCATCTCGCGCCGCTGCTGTGGCTGCCGGAAGAGCCCGAAGCCGATGCTCCGGACGAACTCGACGTCGGCCGCGACTGGGCCTTCGGCTTCTTCCGCGGCGTCGAACTGCGCGAAGCGGCCTGGGACCAGTGGCTCGACGACAACGACTGGATGGACGAGATCTTCGGTCTGTTCGACCGTCTCGCCAGCGGCGAAGTGCTCGGCGAAGACCCGGCCGCGCCGCCGACCCCGATCAGCTACCGCGAACGCCTGGAGATCGTCGCCGGCCTGCCCGGCATGCTGGCCGACCTGCACCACCACCGCATCGAGGCCCTGACCCCGCGCGAACCCCTGCGCCGCGCCGAGACCCCGGACCGCAACGACCCCTGCTCCTGCGGCAGCGGCAAGAAGTACAAGAAGTGCTGCGGCGCTTGA
- a CDS encoding YchJ family protein, with translation MTARIALPAACPCDPSRRYADCCGRLHAGAALADTAETLMRSRYSAYALGDLEYLRASWLPDTCPSELDFEPGVRWLGLDVKRHRRDGEDAATVEFVARYRVGGGSAARLHELSRFVRVEGRWLYVDGEFPQG, from the coding sequence ATGACCGCTCGAATCGCCCTGCCCGCTGCCTGCCCCTGCGACCCTTCGCGCCGCTATGCCGACTGCTGCGGCCGGCTGCATGCCGGGGCCGCGCTGGCCGACACGGCCGAAACCCTGATGCGCTCGCGCTACAGCGCTTACGCCCTGGGCGACCTGGAGTATCTGCGTGCCAGCTGGCTGCCGGACACCTGCCCGAGCGAGCTCGATTTCGAGCCGGGGGTGCGCTGGCTCGGCCTGGACGTGAAGCGGCACCGCCGCGACGGCGAGGACGCGGCCACGGTCGAGTTCGTCGCCCGCTACCGGGTCGGCGGCGGTTCGGCGGCGCGCCTGCACGAGCTCAGCCGCTTCGTCCGGGTCGAGGGGCGCTGGTTGTACGTGGACGGGGAGTTTCCGCAGGGCTGA
- a CDS encoding LysM peptidoglycan-binding domain-containing protein, producing the protein MTTPDKKADFSDVTTNVDTTAEKVEKADFSDVTVNVDTTAEKVGEQTYTVEKGDTLSHIAKQFYGKASKWNAIFEANRDQLDDPDQIQPGQILKIPTIND; encoded by the coding sequence ATGACTACCCCGGACAAGAAAGCCGATTTTTCCGATGTGACCACCAACGTCGATACCACCGCGGAGAAAGTCGAGAAGGCCGACTTCTCCGACGTCACGGTGAATGTCGACACGACCGCGGAAAAAGTCGGCGAACAGACCTATACGGTCGAAAAGGGCGACACGCTCTCGCATATCGCCAAACAGTTCTACGGCAAGGCGAGCAAGTGGAACGCGATCTTCGAGGCCAATCGCGATCAGCTCGACGATCCCGACCAGATCCAGCCCGGCCAGATCCTCAAGATTCCGACCATCAACGACTGA
- the queF gene encoding NADPH-dependent 7-cyano-7-deazaguanine reductase QueF (Catalyzes the NADPH-dependent reduction of 7-cyano-7-deazaguanine (preQ0) to 7-aminomethyl-7-deazaguanine (preQ1) in queuosine biosynthesis): MTTHDLPLGRHVDYPREYDASLLFPIARSLGRAHIGLADDALPFVGIDRWHAYELSWLDARGKPRVGTATLSVPATSPQLIESKSLKLYLNSFNATRFDDDAVVLATIARDLSAAAGAPVEVAFGLPPIDTADGVESIDELDVAIDDYGPPNAEHLAADAGEIVEETLGSALLKSNCPVTGQPDWARVVIAYRGPKLDRAGLLRYLVSFRDHAEFHEQCVERIHSDLSRRCQPQWLSVEARYTRRGGLDINPWRGSPGLARPSVGRDERQ; encoded by the coding sequence ATGACCACCCATGACCTCCCCCTCGGCCGCCACGTCGATTACCCGCGCGAGTACGACGCCTCGCTGCTGTTTCCGATCGCCCGTTCGCTCGGCCGCGCCCACATCGGCCTCGCCGACGACGCCCTGCCCTTCGTCGGCATCGACCGCTGGCACGCTTACGAGCTGAGCTGGCTCGACGCCCGCGGCAAGCCGCGAGTCGGCACCGCGACCTTGTCGGTGCCGGCGACTTCGCCACAGTTGATCGAGTCCAAATCGCTCAAGCTCTACCTCAACTCCTTCAACGCCACCCGCTTCGACGACGATGCCGTGGTCCTGGCGACCATCGCCCGCGATCTGTCGGCCGCCGCCGGCGCGCCGGTCGAGGTCGCATTCGGCCTGCCGCCGATCGACACGGCCGACGGCGTCGAGTCGATCGACGAGCTCGACGTCGCGATCGACGACTACGGCCCGCCGAACGCCGAGCACCTCGCCGCCGATGCCGGCGAGATCGTCGAGGAAACCCTCGGCAGCGCGCTGCTCAAGTCGAACTGCCCGGTCACCGGCCAGCCGGACTGGGCGCGGGTCGTCATCGCCTATCGCGGCCCTAAGCTCGATCGCGCCGGCCTGCTGCGCTATCTGGTCTCGTTTCGCGACCACGCCGAGTTCCACGAGCAATGCGTCGAACGCATTCATTCCGACCTCAGCCGCCGCTGCCAACCGCAATGGCTCTCGGTCGAGGCACGTTACACCCGCCGCGGCGGGTTGGACATCAACCCCTGGCGCGGCAGCCCGGGCCTGGCGCGTCCGAGCGTCGGCCGCGACGAACGCCAATGA
- a CDS encoding amidohydrolase, with translation MKRPLSVALSCVLSCSAFAALPLAAAAQSTAASAERPEVKAAAAQVKADVVAWRRDFHQHPELSNREERTAAKVAEHLRKLGLKPRTGIARHGVVAIIEGGKPGPKIALRADMDALPVTEQVDLPFASKATANFRGETVGVMHACGHDAHTGILLGIADALVAMKKDLPGQVMLVFQPAEEGAPADEEGGASLMLKDGLFKDFKPEAMFGLHVFSTLAAGQLGVRQGPLMAASDRFTIKIKGRQTHGSAPWAGVDPIVAAADVIGSAQTIVSRRTNIAKLPAVVSFGAIKGGIRYNIIPDDVEMIGTIRTFDEGMRQAIFKDLKNVAEHVGAAHGAHAEATVPDQDGNPVTYNDPALTARMLPSLKAVAGDANVVEMPLVMGAEDFSYYAKEVPAMFFFVGATAPGVDPATAPSNHSPKFKLDESSLDVGLRAMLQVTLDYLHGQKAAG, from the coding sequence ATGAAGCGTCCGCTGTCCGTCGCCTTGAGTTGCGTCCTGAGCTGCTCCGCCTTCGCCGCCCTCCCGCTCGCCGCCGCGGCGCAGTCCACCGCAGCATCGGCCGAACGCCCCGAGGTGAAAGCCGCCGCCGCGCAGGTCAAGGCCGACGTGGTCGCCTGGCGTCGCGACTTCCACCAGCACCCCGAACTGTCCAACCGCGAGGAGCGCACCGCGGCCAAGGTCGCCGAACACCTGCGCAAGCTCGGCCTCAAGCCGCGCACCGGTATCGCCCGCCACGGCGTGGTCGCGATCATCGAAGGCGGCAAGCCCGGGCCGAAGATCGCGCTGCGCGCCGACATGGACGCGTTGCCGGTCACCGAGCAGGTCGATCTGCCGTTCGCGTCCAAGGCCACGGCGAACTTCCGAGGCGAAACCGTCGGGGTGATGCACGCCTGCGGCCACGATGCCCATACCGGCATCCTGCTCGGCATCGCCGACGCCCTGGTCGCCATGAAGAAAGACCTGCCCGGCCAGGTGATGCTGGTGTTCCAGCCGGCCGAGGAAGGCGCGCCCGCCGATGAGGAAGGCGGCGCCTCGCTGATGCTCAAGGACGGGCTGTTCAAGGACTTCAAGCCCGAGGCCATGTTCGGCCTGCATGTGTTCTCCACCCTTGCGGCCGGCCAGCTCGGCGTACGCCAGGGGCCGCTGATGGCGGCGTCCGATCGGTTCACCATCAAGATCAAGGGCCGCCAGACCCACGGCTCGGCGCCCTGGGCGGGCGTCGACCCGATCGTCGCCGCCGCCGACGTGATCGGCAGCGCACAGACCATCGTCAGCCGCCGCACCAACATCGCCAAGCTGCCGGCGGTGGTGAGCTTCGGCGCGATCAAGGGCGGCATCCGCTACAACATCATTCCCGACGACGTCGAAATGATCGGCACCATCCGCACCTTCGACGAGGGCATGCGCCAGGCGATCTTCAAGGACCTCAAGAACGTCGCCGAGCACGTCGGCGCCGCCCACGGCGCCCACGCCGAGGCCACGGTGCCGGATCAGGACGGCAACCCGGTGACCTACAACGACCCGGCCCTGACCGCACGCATGCTGCCGAGCCTCAAGGCCGTGGCCGGCGACGCCAACGTGGTCGAGATGCCGCTGGTGATGGGCGCCGAGGACTTCTCGTACTACGCCAAGGAAGTCCCGGCGATGTTTTTCTTCGTCGGCGCGACCGCGCCGGGCGTCGACCCCGCCACCGCGCCGAGCAACCATTCGCCGAAGTTCAAGCTCGACGAGAGCTCGCTCGATGTCGGCCTACGGGCGATGCTGCAGGTGACGCTGGACTATCTGCATGGGCAGAAGGCGGCGGGGTAA
- a CDS encoding amidohydrolase: MRLVSLRALPVALAAVWSCLSAPAVAATVADPAQVAAAAQQVRDQVVAWRRDIHQHPELGQHEVRTAKLVADQLRKLGLQPRTGIAHTGVVAVLKGGKPGPRIAIRADMDALPVTEPAGLPFASQVKADYRGQPVGVMHACGHDAHVAILLGVATALAAQKEQLPGEVMFVFQPAEEGPPTPGAPFGAAMMLSEGVFKEFKPEAVFGLHVWAGLSVGEVGYRSGPMLASADEWSLTVRGKQTHGSRPWDGVDPITVGAQILLASQSLIARQVNIAATPVVLTAGQFNAGVRFNIIPDEAKLVGTLRTFDAAVREDVIARLRRTAEDYAHAAGASAELQVVNNAPATINEPALTRRVLPSLQRAAGEARVKESAMVTVAEDFSQFANTVPGFYFFVGSTAAGIDPAKAPINHSPQFLLDEGALEVGTKAMLQVALDYLHGA; this comes from the coding sequence ATGCGCCTCGTTTCCCTGCGCGCCCTGCCGGTCGCGCTCGCCGCGGTCTGGTCCTGCCTGTCCGCACCCGCGGTGGCCGCTACCGTCGCGGACCCCGCGCAGGTCGCCGCGGCCGCGCAGCAGGTGCGCGACCAGGTCGTGGCCTGGCGCCGCGACATCCACCAGCACCCCGAGCTCGGCCAGCACGAGGTGCGCACCGCCAAGCTGGTCGCCGATCAGCTGCGCAAGCTCGGCCTGCAGCCACGTACCGGCATCGCCCACACCGGCGTGGTCGCCGTGCTCAAGGGCGGCAAGCCGGGGCCGCGCATCGCGATCCGCGCCGACATGGACGCGCTGCCGGTGACCGAGCCGGCCGGGCTGCCGTTCGCTTCGCAGGTCAAGGCCGACTACCGCGGCCAGCCGGTCGGAGTGATGCACGCCTGCGGCCACGACGCGCATGTCGCGATCCTGCTCGGCGTGGCGACCGCGTTGGCGGCGCAGAAAGAACAGTTGCCCGGCGAAGTGATGTTCGTGTTCCAACCGGCGGAAGAAGGCCCGCCGACGCCGGGCGCGCCGTTCGGTGCGGCGATGATGCTCAGCGAAGGCGTGTTCAAGGAGTTCAAACCCGAGGCCGTGTTCGGCCTGCACGTCTGGGCCGGCCTGAGCGTCGGCGAAGTCGGCTATCGCAGCGGGCCGATGCTCGCCAGCGCCGACGAATGGAGCCTGACCGTGCGCGGCAAGCAGACCCACGGCTCGCGTCCCTGGGACGGTGTCGACCCGATTACCGTCGGCGCGCAGATCCTGCTCGCCAGCCAGAGCCTGATCGCGCGCCAAGTGAATATCGCCGCGACCCCGGTGGTGCTGACCGCCGGCCAGTTCAACGCCGGCGTGCGCTTCAACATCATTCCCGACGAGGCCAAGTTGGTCGGCACCCTGCGTACCTTCGACGCGGCGGTGCGCGAGGACGTGATCGCGCGGCTGCGCCGCACCGCCGAGGACTATGCCCACGCCGCCGGCGCCAGCGCCGAGTTGCAGGTGGTCAACAACGCGCCGGCGACGATCAACGAGCCGGCCCTGACCCGGCGCGTGCTGCCGTCCTTGCAGCGCGCGGCCGGCGAGGCGCGGGTCAAGGAGTCGGCGATGGTGACCGTGGCCGAGGACTTCTCTCAGTTCGCCAATACCGTGCCGGGTTTCTATTTCTTCGTCGGCTCGACCGCGGCGGGCATCGACCCGGCCAAGGCGCCGATCAATCACTCGCCGCAGTTCCTGCTCGACGAGGGCGCGCTCGAGGTCGGCACGAAAGCGATGCTGCAGGTGGCGCTGGATTATCTGCACGGCGCTTAG
- a CDS encoding aldo/keto reductase, with protein MPTRRLGRNGPAVSALGLGCMGMSFAYGDADEGESLATLDRALELGVTLFDTADMYGPYTNERLLGKALQGRREQVFLATKFGIVFDPDRPELRGINGRPEYVRSSIEGSLQRLGTDHVDLYYLHRIDADVPIEDTVGAMAELVQQGKVRYLGLSEPSAQTLQRAHAVHPITAVQSEYSLWTRDPEHNDVLATCERLGIGFVPYSPLGRGFLTGNITSPDELQSDDFRLSTPRFQGDNFARNLELAAQVKRLASDKGCTPAQLALAWVLAQGEHIVPIPGTKRRKYLEDNLGALQVVLSPDELTALDTVFRPEAVAGDRYTAVGMALIGR; from the coding sequence ATCCCGACCCGCCGCCTCGGCCGCAACGGCCCGGCCGTTTCCGCACTCGGCCTGGGCTGCATGGGCATGAGCTTCGCCTACGGCGATGCCGACGAGGGCGAATCGCTCGCCACCCTCGACCGCGCCCTCGAACTCGGCGTGACCCTGTTCGACACCGCCGACATGTACGGCCCCTACACCAACGAACGCCTGCTCGGTAAAGCGCTGCAGGGCCGCCGCGAGCAGGTGTTCCTGGCGACCAAGTTCGGCATCGTGTTCGATCCCGACCGCCCCGAACTGCGCGGCATCAACGGGCGCCCCGAATACGTGCGCAGTTCGATCGAAGGCAGCCTGCAGCGCCTGGGCACCGACCACGTCGACCTGTATTACCTGCACCGCATCGACGCCGACGTACCGATCGAGGACACGGTCGGCGCAATGGCCGAACTGGTGCAGCAGGGCAAGGTGCGTTACCTCGGCCTGTCGGAACCGTCGGCGCAAACCCTGCAGCGCGCGCACGCCGTGCACCCGATCACCGCCGTGCAGAGCGAATACTCGTTGTGGACGCGCGACCCCGAACACAACGACGTGCTCGCGACCTGCGAGCGCCTCGGCATCGGCTTCGTCCCGTACAGCCCGCTAGGCCGCGGCTTCCTGACCGGCAACATCACCAGCCCCGACGAGCTGCAGAGCGACGACTTCCGTCTGTCCACTCCGCGTTTCCAGGGCGACAACTTCGCCCGCAACCTGGAACTGGCCGCGCAAGTAAAGCGATTGGCCTCGGACAAAGGCTGCACGCCGGCACAACTGGCCCTGGCTTGGGTACTGGCGCAGGGCGAGCACATCGTGCCGATCCCCGGCACCAAGCGCCGCAAGTATCTGGAAGACAACCTCGGCGCCTTGCAGGTGGTGTTATCGCCCGACGAACTCACCGCGCTCGACACGGTGTTCCGGCCGGAGGCAGTCGCCGGCGACCGCTACACCGCGGTCGGCATGGCGCTGATAGGCCGCTGA
- a CDS encoding LysR family transcriptional regulator: protein MASHPLPAVIAFARVAHHESFTRAAAELELSPSALSQTVRTLEAKLGVRLLNRTTRRVGLTEHGARFLEQIGPGLAQIEAAFDDLNAVRDRPTGRLRINTGRVAARLLLEPNLPAFLARYPQMQVEVFADDTLADLVAGGFDAGIRLGECLAKDMIALPLGGPQRQIVVGSPAYFEQRPRPRTPEELVDHECLRHRLPGSGRLMAWEFTRDGREYEVDVAGRLIFNDSTLALNMVRAGCGLMQAFEPMVAEDLRSGGLVQVLDAYTPAFPGFHIYYPARKQLPTKLRVFVDFMREQC, encoded by the coding sequence ATGGCCTCGCATCCGCTCCCCGCCGTCATCGCCTTCGCCCGCGTGGCCCACCACGAAAGCTTCACCCGTGCCGCGGCCGAGCTGGAGTTGTCGCCGTCGGCACTGTCGCAAACCGTGCGCACTCTGGAGGCCAAGCTCGGCGTGCGCCTGCTCAACCGCACCACCCGTCGGGTCGGCCTGACCGAGCACGGCGCGCGTTTCCTCGAGCAGATCGGCCCGGGGCTGGCCCAGATCGAGGCCGCCTTCGACGACCTCAACGCGGTACGCGACCGCCCGACCGGCCGCCTGCGCATCAACACCGGCCGCGTCGCCGCGCGCCTGTTGCTCGAACCGAACCTGCCGGCGTTCCTCGCCCGTTATCCGCAGATGCAGGTCGAGGTGTTCGCCGACGACACCCTCGCCGATCTGGTCGCGGGCGGTTTCGACGCCGGCATCCGCCTCGGCGAATGCCTGGCCAAGGACATGATCGCGCTGCCGCTCGGAGGCCCGCAGCGACAGATCGTGGTCGGGTCGCCGGCCTATTTCGAGCAGCGGCCGCGCCCGCGCACACCCGAGGAACTGGTCGATCACGAATGCCTGCGCCATCGCCTGCCCGGCAGCGGCCGGCTGATGGCCTGGGAGTTCACCCGCGACGGCCGCGAGTACGAGGTCGACGTCGCCGGCCGGCTGATCTTCAACGACAGCACTCTGGCCTTGAACATGGTCCGCGCCGGCTGCGGCCTGATGCAGGCCTTCGAACCGATGGTGGCCGAGGACTTGCGCAGCGGCGGCCTGGTGCAGGTGCTCGACGCCTACACGCCTGCGTTCCCGGGGTTCCATATCTATTACCCGGCGCGCAAGCAGTTGCCGACCAAGCTGCGCGTGTTCGTGGACTTCATGCGCGAGCAGTGCTGA